The Pempheris klunzingeri isolate RE-2024b chromosome 1, fPemKlu1.hap1, whole genome shotgun sequence genome includes a region encoding these proteins:
- the cmtm3 gene encoding CKLF-like MARVEL transmembrane domain-containing protein 3, translated as MGDIEAPNSNRPRQTVLLSILPSKEFATSRKGMLLIAEVALSFVSFVCFAASIAAAFVTVPLVEFLAALFLLFAYSTKFNERFKGFLWPLMDFIRCVTASIIFFIISIISVSRYVDGSSKAAGVFGFVATIVFALDFYFIFNELANFLKQGGESNEEPSRQQDEFSDSDSD; from the exons atggGGGATATCGAGGCTCCCAACTCGAATCGGCCGCGCCAGACTGTCCTACTTTCTATTCTTCCGAGCAAAGAGTTCGCCACCTCAAGGAAAGGCATGCTGCTTATTGCTGAAGTG GCTCTGTCCtttgtgtcatttgtgtgtttcgCGGCATCCATAGCAGCAGCCTTTGTGACGGTTCCCCTGGTGGAGTTCCTGGCTGCGCTCTTCTTGTTGTTCGCCTACTCCACCAAATTCAACGAGAGGTTTAAAGGCTTCCTCTGGCCGCTTATG GATTTCATAAGATGTGTGACCGCCTCCATCATCTTTTTCATCATCTCCATAATTTCAGTGTCCAGATACGTGGACGGCTCCTCTAAAGCTGCTGGG gtatTTGGGTTCGTTGCCACCATTGTTTTCGCTTTAGatttttacttcatttttaATGAGCTGGCCAATTTCCTAAAGCAGGGAGGGGAGTCCAATGAGGAGCCATCAAGACAGCAAG ATGAGTTTTCGGACTCTGATTCAGACTGA